From Nonlabens sp. Ci31, the proteins below share one genomic window:
- a CDS encoding phosphoenolpyruvate carboxylase, with protein sequence MSRLPKIDRFKNEVESKYQIFNGIFMTLPFDQISNTGGLLPLFHELCVRGYEKGKNPTEIVEYFFERYMRDTGSKEREDMLFRFIQYIERQVVLFDAIEDAAFSKVNNLDGRGSLRSVKEEAVELNKTEELAAYLKEFKVRPVLTAHPTQFYPGSVLGIINDLGEAIKTNQLQEVKLLLSQLGKTPFFKKEKPTPFDEAVSLIWYLEHVFYHAMGNIYDYLKTHIENPKEFKNQIVEIGFWPGGDRDGNPFVTTAITLNVAKRLRSTIFRNYYRDLRKLRRRLTFKGVEEQLVALESMCYKAIFEKDILDFVPQDLIDRMNEIRSTVIEHHNSLFLGQIDSFIHKIELFGFHFATLDIRQDSSAHDAVFDEILALLPAGGHGAKAKLPANYNNLSEEEKVNVLAQVEGSIDPKEFTDDYTQRTLSSIYAIKNIQERNGEKGCNRYIISNTQMASQIMEVYAMIRLCDMPQPKIDVVPLFETVPDLIKAPEVMRSLYENEHYRTHIKRRDDTQHIMLGFSDGTKDGGYLMANWAIYEAKEALSAVSREHGISIVFFDGRGGPPARGGGQTHQFYASMGTKIEAKHIQLTVQGQTISSKFGTLESCQYNLEQMISSGVSNAVYASDVNDFSEKDEATMDQLAQSSYKAYTDFKAHPQFLSYLEKMSTLKYYAKTNIGSRPSKRAGSAELRFKDLRAIPFVGSWSQLKQNVPGFYGVGTALETMDKAGNWEAAEELYRNNKFFRTLLDNSMMSLTKSFFGLTAYMEHDPIYGEFWKMIYAEYERSKKYMLKISGMKTLMENELAGRASIQARENIVLPLLTIQQYALKMVQDINAGKVTENIDTYERMVTRSLYGNINASRNSA encoded by the coding sequence ATGTCACGATTACCTAAAATTGACCGTTTTAAAAATGAAGTAGAATCAAAGTACCAGATTTTTAATGGTATTTTTATGACACTACCATTTGATCAAATTTCTAATACAGGTGGACTGTTACCCTTGTTTCATGAATTATGTGTGCGTGGGTATGAAAAGGGTAAAAACCCTACAGAAATCGTTGAATACTTTTTTGAAAGATACATGCGTGATACCGGCTCTAAGGAAAGAGAAGACATGCTTTTTAGGTTTATTCAATATATAGAACGTCAAGTAGTATTGTTTGACGCTATCGAAGATGCTGCTTTTAGTAAGGTCAACAATCTGGATGGGCGTGGTTCCTTACGCAGCGTTAAAGAGGAAGCTGTGGAACTTAATAAAACAGAAGAACTAGCAGCTTATCTAAAAGAGTTTAAAGTACGTCCTGTATTAACAGCTCACCCGACACAATTTTATCCTGGCTCTGTACTGGGTATCATCAATGATTTGGGCGAAGCAATTAAAACAAACCAACTTCAGGAGGTAAAACTCCTGCTTTCTCAATTGGGTAAAACGCCTTTCTTTAAAAAGGAAAAACCCACTCCTTTTGATGAAGCGGTAAGCTTGATCTGGTACCTGGAACATGTATTTTATCACGCGATGGGTAATATTTATGATTACCTCAAAACACATATTGAGAATCCGAAAGAATTCAAGAATCAGATTGTTGAAATAGGTTTTTGGCCTGGTGGGGATCGTGATGGAAATCCATTTGTTACGACAGCTATCACACTAAATGTGGCAAAACGACTGCGCTCCACGATATTTAGAAATTATTATAGAGATTTACGCAAGCTGCGCAGAAGACTTACTTTTAAGGGTGTTGAAGAGCAGCTTGTGGCTCTAGAAAGCATGTGTTACAAAGCTATTTTTGAAAAGGATATTTTGGATTTTGTACCCCAAGATCTTATCGATAGAATGAACGAGATCAGATCTACTGTGATAGAGCATCATAATTCACTCTTTCTAGGACAAATAGATAGTTTTATTCATAAAATCGAATTGTTTGGTTTCCATTTTGCCACTTTAGATATACGACAAGATAGCAGTGCTCACGATGCGGTTTTTGATGAGATCCTCGCTTTACTTCCTGCCGGCGGGCATGGGGCGAAAGCAAAACTCCCGGCTAACTACAACAACTTATCTGAAGAAGAGAAGGTGAATGTACTGGCACAGGTGGAAGGCTCTATCGATCCTAAAGAATTTACAGACGACTATACGCAACGTACGCTAAGCAGTATTTACGCTATTAAAAATATCCAAGAACGCAATGGGGAAAAAGGCTGTAATCGTTACATTATTTCTAACACACAAATGGCTTCTCAAATTATGGAAGTCTATGCAATGATCAGGCTGTGTGATATGCCACAACCTAAAATAGATGTAGTGCCTTTATTTGAAACTGTTCCAGATCTCATAAAGGCTCCAGAAGTGATGCGATCGCTTTATGAAAATGAGCATTACCGTACTCACATAAAAAGGCGTGACGATACACAGCACATCATGTTAGGATTCAGTGATGGTACTAAAGACGGTGGTTATTTAATGGCCAATTGGGCTATTTACGAAGCCAAGGAAGCATTAAGTGCCGTTTCTAGGGAACACGGGATTTCTATTGTATTTTTTGATGGTAGAGGTGGACCACCTGCTCGTGGTGGAGGTCAAACACACCAATTTTATGCTTCTATGGGAACAAAAATTGAGGCCAAACACATTCAATTAACAGTACAAGGTCAGACCATTAGTTCCAAGTTTGGTACTTTAGAAAGCTGTCAGTACAATCTGGAGCAAATGATTAGTAGTGGGGTGAGTAATGCCGTTTATGCTAGTGATGTAAATGACTTTTCAGAAAAAGATGAAGCCACAATGGATCAACTGGCACAATCAAGTTATAAGGCATATACAGATTTCAAAGCGCATCCACAGTTTTTATCCTATCTGGAAAAGATGAGCACCTTAAAGTATTATGCTAAAACCAATATAGGAAGTCGCCCGAGCAAACGTGCAGGAAGTGCAGAATTGCGTTTTAAAGATTTAAGAGCTATTCCATTTGTAGGATCGTGGAGTCAATTAAAACAGAATGTTCCTGGGTTTTACGGTGTGGGTACCGCGCTAGAAACAATGGATAAAGCTGGTAATTGGGAAGCGGCAGAGGAGTTATATAGAAACAATAAATTTTTTCGTACTTTATTAGATAATAGCATGATGAGTTTAACCAAGTCATTCTTTGGTTTAACTGCTTATATGGAACATGATCCTATATATGGTGAATTTTGGAAGATGATTTATGCAGAATACGAACGATCTAAAAAGTACATGCTGAAGATATCTGGAATGAAAACATTGATGGAAAATGAACTAGCAGGACGAGCGAGTATTCAAGCTAGAGAAAATATCGTGTTACCATTATTAACCATACAACAATACGCTTTAAAAATGGTGCAGGATATCAATGCCGGAAAAGTGACTGAAAATATAGATACCTATGAGCGTATGGTAACTCGTTCTCTATACGGAAATATAAACGCCAGTCGTAATTCGGCATAG
- a CDS encoding acyl carrier protein, whose product MQENEIQQELFKIVKIYLPQDVNEEAIQLDSHLMQDLGINSAHLVDIVLDVEDAFDITLDEKDMEAMQRVRDAIEIVTAKTAP is encoded by the coding sequence ATGCAAGAAAACGAAATACAGCAAGAGCTTTTTAAAATTGTGAAAATTTATTTACCTCAAGATGTAAATGAAGAAGCTATCCAGCTGGACAGCCATTTAATGCAAGATCTAGGTATCAATAGTGCTCATTTAGTAGACATTGTACTCGATGTAGAAGATGCCTTTGATATCACTCTTGATGAGAAAGATATGGAAGCTATGCAAAGGGTACGTGACGCTATTGAAATAGTCACAGCAAAAACCGCCCCTTAG
- a CDS encoding beta-ketoacyl-[acyl-carrier-protein] synthase family protein: MNRNNRRRVVITGMGVVAPNAVGVSAFAKALQEQTSGIRFDPQLADLKFGCQVSGTPQVTEELLADNFTPLQLRGLKASGLVYGVIAGKEAFKDAGLEIAGPEKALSEMGIIFGTGQSGGEKFREAIHLIDDKRVRRLGSTSVIQTMTSGISAWLAGELGCGNMVTSNSSACCTGTEAFLMGYDRIAAGKATQMLVGSTSDSGPYIWGGFDAMRILPTTYNDDPENASRPLSEDAAGFVPGSGSGAFILEHLESAQKRGAPIYGEVLGGAVNSGGHRADGSMTAPNGQAVRDCIHLAMKDAGITAAEIDVINGHLTATSKDAFEIKNWSTALNRKGADFPFINTFKSYIGHCLAAAGSVELVGAVLQLKEQKVYGNSNISSLHPEITDLIDKNSFPLSSKNLNLNILAKASFGFGDVNACVILKKYNS, from the coding sequence ATGAATAGGAATAATAGAAGAAGAGTTGTTATTACAGGAATGGGTGTTGTGGCACCTAATGCCGTTGGGGTTTCCGCTTTCGCGAAAGCCTTACAAGAACAAACCTCTGGAATACGATTTGATCCACAACTGGCCGATTTAAAATTTGGTTGTCAAGTCTCTGGAACACCACAAGTTACCGAAGAATTACTTGCTGATAATTTTACGCCGCTACAATTAAGAGGTTTGAAAGCCAGTGGCCTAGTTTATGGGGTTATCGCTGGAAAAGAAGCCTTTAAGGATGCTGGTTTGGAAATTGCAGGCCCAGAAAAGGCCCTATCAGAAATGGGAATCATTTTTGGAACTGGACAAAGCGGTGGCGAAAAATTCAGAGAAGCCATTCATTTAATTGATGATAAGAGAGTGCGCCGCTTGGGAAGCACCAGCGTGATTCAAACCATGACCAGCGGCATCAGTGCTTGGCTGGCTGGAGAATTAGGCTGTGGTAATATGGTAACCAGTAATTCCAGTGCTTGCTGCACAGGTACAGAAGCCTTTCTTATGGGTTATGACCGTATTGCTGCTGGAAAAGCAACGCAAATGCTGGTGGGTTCTACTAGTGATTCTGGTCCTTATATTTGGGGCGGATTTGATGCGATGCGGATTTTACCTACTACATACAACGACGATCCAGAAAATGCCAGCAGGCCTTTATCAGAAGATGCGGCAGGTTTTGTACCAGGGTCTGGGTCCGGAGCTTTTATTTTAGAGCATCTAGAAAGTGCTCAAAAGCGAGGGGCGCCTATTTATGGAGAAGTATTAGGAGGCGCTGTAAATTCTGGGGGACATCGAGCTGACGGTTCTATGACAGCTCCTAATGGTCAAGCCGTGCGAGATTGTATTCATCTAGCCATGAAAGATGCTGGAATTACAGCAGCAGAGATAGATGTGATTAATGGTCATCTTACCGCAACTTCAAAAGACGCTTTTGAAATTAAAAATTGGTCGACCGCTTTAAACCGTAAAGGAGCAGATTTTCCTTTTATAAATACCTTTAAATCATATATAGGCCACTGCCTAGCTGCCGCTGGAAGTGTAGAATTGGTGGGAGCAGTGCTGCAATTAAAGGAGCAAAAGGTTTACGGAAATAGCAATATCAGCTCTTTACATCCTGAGATTACTGATTTAATTGATAAAAACAGTTTTCCCTTAAGCTCAAAGAACTTAAATCTTAATATTTTGGCAAAGGCAAGTTTCGGTTTTGGAGATGTAAACGCCTGTGTTATTCTCAAAAAATACAATTCTTAA
- a CDS encoding DUF547 domain-containing protein has protein sequence MRHAISLLAALLVLGFCSSQKKDVQAQYSSNYLVPSEHDPKMDMLMKEVIELGQIKNFSKDAEAATRFEEEENTRANKEAFDHSRFDQLLKKYVGKNGKVNYAGIKKDQKSLKAYLEIIRVHAPDDTWSSQDQFAYYMNAYNAMTIDLIVSNYPLKSIKDINDPWEQRNWKIGGKSISLEEIEHEILRKMNEPRIHFGINCASFSCPPLMNEAYTAAKVDAQLERLAVQFINDPKRNTITADRVKISNIFKWFKKDFTKNGDIVDFLNKYSKVQIDKNARVRYMDYDWSLNE, from the coding sequence ATGAGACATGCCATATCTTTATTAGCAGCTCTATTGGTCCTAGGCTTTTGTAGCTCGCAAAAGAAAGACGTTCAAGCACAGTATTCATCCAATTACCTAGTTCCTTCTGAGCATGATCCTAAAATGGACATGTTGATGAAAGAAGTTATCGAATTGGGACAGATCAAGAACTTCTCAAAAGATGCAGAGGCTGCTACTAGATTTGAAGAAGAAGAAAATACGCGGGCTAACAAAGAGGCTTTTGATCACAGCCGTTTTGATCAATTACTTAAAAAATATGTAGGCAAAAACGGTAAAGTAAATTATGCCGGAATTAAAAAAGATCAAAAATCCTTAAAAGCCTACCTAGAAATCATCAGAGTACATGCTCCAGATGATACGTGGAGCAGTCAGGATCAGTTTGCTTATTACATGAATGCTTATAACGCGATGACTATTGATTTGATTGTCAGTAATTATCCCTTAAAAAGTATTAAAGATATCAATGACCCTTGGGAACAACGCAACTGGAAAATAGGTGGAAAATCAATAAGTCTAGAAGAGATTGAACACGAGATACTAAGAAAAATGAACGAGCCACGTATTCATTTCGGGATCAACTGTGCCTCTTTCTCATGCCCGCCATTGATGAATGAAGCCTATACAGCTGCTAAAGTGGATGCGCAACTGGAACGACTAGCGGTACAGTTTATCAATGATCCTAAACGCAATACCATAACAGCAGATAGAGTCAAAATTTCTAATATATTCAAATGGTTTAAAAAGGATTTTACCAAAAATGGAGATATAGTGGATTTTTTGAACAAATACAGCAAAGTACAAATTGATAAAAATGCCCGTGTGCGCTATATGGATTATGACTGGAGCTTGAATGAGTAA
- a CDS encoding 3-hydroxyacyl-ACP dehydratase FabZ family protein, translating into MLLNPLEKIVTNLPYGEGFKFVDQLLEIDDNSVIGIYRFQKTEYFYKHHFKDHPVTPGVILTECMAQIGLACLGSYLMRDKEAPVQFAFTENHMTFLNTVLPETTVIVTAKKEYFRFGKLKVMVQMIDENENKIAEGWMSGMIIAK; encoded by the coding sequence ATGCTTCTGAATCCATTAGAAAAAATAGTCACAAACTTGCCTTATGGCGAGGGATTTAAGTTTGTAGATCAATTATTAGAGATCGATGACAATAGCGTGATCGGGATATATCGTTTTCAAAAGACCGAATACTTCTATAAACACCATTTTAAAGACCACCCAGTAACTCCTGGCGTTATTCTAACAGAGTGTATGGCCCAAATAGGATTAGCTTGCTTAGGAAGTTATTTGATGCGAGATAAAGAGGCGCCTGTTCAATTTGCCTTTACAGAAAATCATATGACTTTCTTAAACACTGTTTTACCAGAAACCACGGTCATCGTTACTGCAAAAAAAGAATACTTCCGTTTTGGTAAATTAAAGGTTATGGTTCAAATGATAGATGAGAACGAGAATAAGATCGCTGAAGGCTGGATGAGTGGGATGATCATCGCTAAATAA
- a CDS encoding SDR family oxidoreductase, with protein MVKEFQDKYALILGGSSGLGYASALKLAQHGMNLIVFYRAARMQMEQIEEKFDVLRSYDIQLVTINSDATREDQLEQNLSKIEDFLKGKKISVLLHSISKGNLKPFIGVQTLTTYDFQQTIHSMGISLYSWTKALFETDLFAKPAKILSFTSEGSTKPMKSYAAVSAAKAVLEAINRSIAIEFAPYKITSNCIQAGVTDTLSLSMIPMYEELKLASLKRNPHQELTTPERVANLVYLMSREEASWITGTVIKVDGGESLQ; from the coding sequence ATGGTAAAAGAGTTTCAAGATAAGTATGCGTTAATTTTAGGTGGCAGTAGCGGCTTGGGTTATGCAAGTGCTTTAAAATTAGCTCAACATGGTATGAATTTGATCGTTTTTTATCGGGCCGCTAGAATGCAAATGGAACAAATAGAAGAGAAGTTTGATGTATTGCGCTCTTATGATATCCAATTAGTAACGATCAATAGCGATGCAACAAGAGAGGATCAATTAGAACAAAACCTATCAAAAATAGAAGACTTTTTAAAAGGTAAAAAAATTAGTGTGCTGCTGCACAGCATCTCCAAAGGCAATCTAAAGCCATTTATAGGTGTGCAAACACTAACTACATATGATTTCCAGCAAACGATTCATTCTATGGGCATAAGCTTGTACAGCTGGACCAAAGCACTTTTTGAAACCGATTTATTTGCTAAACCAGCAAAGATTTTAAGTTTTACCAGTGAAGGAAGTACCAAACCTATGAAATCTTATGCAGCTGTAAGCGCTGCAAAAGCAGTCTTAGAAGCCATCAATAGAAGTATTGCTATAGAGTTTGCACCCTATAAAATCACGTCAAATTGCATACAAGCTGGAGTCACGGACACCTTAAGTCTCAGCATGATTCCTATGTATGAAGAATTGAAGTTAGCGAGTTTAAAGCGGAATCCTCATCAGGAATTAACCACTCCAGAACGAGTCGCAAACCTAGTGTATTTAATGAGTAGGGAAGAAGCAAGCTGGATCACAGGAACGGTTATTAAAGTAGATGGCGGCGAGAGTTTGCAATAG
- a CDS encoding type III polyketide synthase translates to MSVKIKSVATVTPQYYKETKDILPFVEEWLSGQDERLRRKTIKIFEGAGVDKRYSIMDPIEVFTRTSFQDRNDIYKREVVPLAQTALEKALEKASWNAQELDYIITVSCTGIMIPSIDAYLINSMGMRQDIVRLPVTEMGCVAGISGLIYAENFLRANPNKKAAVIAIEAPTATFQLDDFSMANMVSAAIFGDGCACVLLSSCEEDKGPTIKAHEMYHFPDATHMMGFDLVNSGLQMVLDKAVPETIASHFPAIIHPFLEKNGLNINDIDHLIFHPGGKKIVQTVEELFHKLGKNIDDTKEVLRIYGNMSSATVLFVLERFMNRELNKGSNGLMLSFGPGFTAQRILLEW, encoded by the coding sequence ATGAGCGTAAAAATTAAAAGTGTAGCGACGGTAACGCCGCAGTATTATAAGGAAACCAAAGACATTTTACCATTTGTTGAAGAATGGCTTTCTGGTCAGGACGAACGTTTGAGGCGTAAAACCATCAAAATTTTTGAAGGTGCAGGCGTGGATAAACGATATTCCATCATGGATCCTATAGAAGTCTTTACAAGGACTTCTTTTCAAGATCGCAATGATATTTATAAAAGAGAAGTGGTGCCACTGGCTCAAACGGCATTGGAAAAAGCGTTGGAAAAAGCATCTTGGAATGCCCAAGAACTCGACTATATCATTACCGTAAGCTGTACAGGTATCATGATCCCTTCTATTGACGCCTATCTGATCAACTCCATGGGTATGAGACAAGATATTGTGCGTTTACCCGTAACAGAAATGGGCTGTGTTGCTGGAATCTCTGGTTTGATCTATGCAGAGAACTTCCTAAGAGCAAACCCGAATAAAAAAGCAGCGGTTATCGCTATAGAAGCACCGACAGCAACCTTCCAATTGGATGATTTCTCCATGGCAAATATGGTGAGTGCGGCTATATTTGGTGATGGGTGCGCCTGTGTATTGCTGTCTTCTTGTGAAGAAGACAAAGGCCCTACCATAAAAGCGCATGAAATGTATCACTTTCCAGATGCAACACACATGATGGGTTTTGACTTAGTGAACAGCGGGTTGCAAATGGTGTTGGACAAAGCTGTTCCAGAAACTATAGCCAGTCATTTTCCTGCTATTATACATCCGTTTTTAGAAAAGAATGGATTAAATATCAACGACATTGATCATTTAATTTTTCATCCCGGTGGTAAAAAGATCGTTCAAACCGTAGAGGAACTGTTTCATAAACTCGGTAAAAACATAGACGATACCAAAGAAGTATTGCGTATATACGGAAACATGAGTAGTGCAACTGTTCTATTTGTTTTAGAGCGCTTTATGAATCGTGAGTTAAACAAAGGCTCTAATGGTTTGATGTTGAGTTTTGGACCTGGATTTACTGCTCAAAGAATACTGTTAGAATGGTAA
- a CDS encoding methyltransferase domain-containing protein — protein sequence MGNLSSITYHSHKRNTDPEWMDDPQLDEVTLQHAVDDINTVNNLLGGFKFMLDAVKKEVFKHPDQSLVIVDAGCGDGEMLRYLEAHLDRENISFLGLDFAARSIEKARNKSQGLSRLSFRESDILQINPTELQCDILISSLTMHHFNDEEILSFLSKFKEMTTKSIIINDLHRHRIAFLFFKYISPIFIKHEISKHDGLISIASGFKVQDFKKYAAAIGTTNDRWTWKWSFRFIWIIPIDERKN from the coding sequence ATGGGAAACCTATCTAGTATTACATACCATTCTCATAAACGCAACACCGACCCAGAGTGGATGGATGATCCACAGTTGGATGAAGTTACCTTGCAACATGCTGTTGATGATATCAATACGGTAAATAATCTGCTAGGAGGTTTTAAGTTTATGCTTGATGCGGTAAAAAAAGAAGTCTTTAAACATCCAGATCAATCATTGGTAATAGTAGATGCAGGTTGTGGTGATGGCGAGATGTTACGTTATTTAGAAGCCCATCTGGATCGAGAAAACATCAGCTTTTTAGGCCTAGACTTTGCTGCTCGTTCTATTGAGAAAGCTCGTAATAAGAGTCAAGGATTGTCAAGGTTAAGCTTTCGCGAAAGCGATATTCTACAGATAAATCCTACCGAATTACAGTGTGATATTCTAATAAGCTCTTTAACGATGCATCATTTTAATGACGAAGAAATCCTAAGTTTTCTTTCCAAGTTTAAAGAGATGACCACCAAAAGTATTATTATCAATGATTTGCATAGGCACAGAATTGCCTTTCTATTTTTTAAATATATAAGCCCTATTTTTATAAAGCATGAAATCTCTAAACACGATGGATTGATCAGTATTGCATCAGGTTTTAAAGTACAAGATTTTAAGAAATATGCCGCTGCAATAGGCACAACAAATGACCGATGGACATGGAAGTGGTCGTTCCGTTTTATATGGATAATTCCAATAGATGAGCGTAAAAATTAA